From Deltaproteobacteria bacterium, the proteins below share one genomic window:
- a CDS encoding GIY-YIG nuclease family protein codes for MDKQFCVYILASKRNGTLYIGVSSQLATRVWQHK; via the coding sequence ATGGACAAGCAGTTCTGCGTTTACATCCTGGCCAGCAAACGGAACGGCACGCTGTACATTGGGGTGAGCTCACAGCTGGCAACGCGGGTGTGGCAGCATAAGAG